CCATGGGGGGTGTTTGCTACACGACGGCTCCCGACGCGGTCACGGCCAGTCGGCGGGCGCATAGCTCAGTTGGTAGAGCAGCTGACTCTTAATCAGCGGGTCCTAGGTTCGAGCCCTAGTGCGCCCACCAAAAATCCCCAAAGATTTCGGTGGTTTAAGACGGTGAAGACGAGTGCCTCCGGGCACGCCGTAGCCGTTTATCTCTTCTTCCCAGACCGGGCATAATCGCCGCCATCCCTCACTGGGAGATGTCAGGCTGTGCGGAGACATGCGCGCGCGCCGGCAACGGGGGATGTTTCCCCCGGCTGCGCGGGCGGTCGTGTGGACACGCACCGACGTCCCGGATCCCCGCGCCATCGAAGCCCCGCCGATCCCCATAGGTCTTTGGCGAAAGCCCATAAGCCGCGCGCCTGGAGAGCGTGCGAGGCGAGCGTTAGCTTGGGCATGGGTTGGGGCGCCGGTTGAACCGGCATGCCTGTGTCCTTCGTGTGCGTGGCCATCCTGTGTGGGCAGGGCGGACGCCTGCGGCTAAGCTTCGCGTTACCCCCAAGCGCATTTCAGCGTAGGGTTGTGGCCGAGCCATCCGCACGAAGGTGGGCCGGGCCGATGCGCATCCCCCACGGATCACGAGGGACAGCATTATGCGCAAGAGGACTTACATGACCGGCCTCGGCCTCGCCGCAGCCGTCTCGGCCATTCTGGCCGGCGGGCCCATCGCCTCCGCTTGCAGCCTCATCCTCTGGAACACCAATGACAAGGCCGTGGTGGCCGCACGCACCATGGATCTTTATATCGATGACCAGCCGCGCCTCGTCTTTCTGCCCCGCGGCATCGCTCGGCGGGGTGTGTCCGAGCGCAATGCGGTCGAGTGGACGTCCAAATATGCCAGCACGGTCATGACCGCGCTCGATGCCGCCACCAGCGACGGCATGAACGAGGCAGGAGTCAGCGTCCATCTCCTTTATCTGCACGGCAGTGAGCACGAGCCGGACGATGCACGCCCGGGCCTTTCGAATGCGCTCTGGGGTCAGTATGTGCTCGACAACTTCGCCACCGTCTCGGATGCGCTGGCGGCGCTCGAGAAGTTGCGGATCGTCTCGGTGAAGGTGCATGGGCGCGAATGGCCGCTGCACCTGTCCATCGAGGATGCCACCGGCGACAGCGCCGTCATCGAGTTCGTGGGCGGAAAGGTGGTGGTCCATCACGGCAAGGACGTCACCGTGATGACCAATGAGCCGCCGCTGGACGAGCAGATGGCCAACCTGAAGCGCTACAAGCTGTTCGGCGGCGAGCTGTCCATGCCCGGCGACATCGATCCCATGAGCCGCTTCGTGCGCGCCTCGTCCTATCTGAAGACGCTGCCGCCGCCCGCCGACACGACCGAGGCCATCGGCCATCTGGCCGGGGTGGTCCGCAATGTGGCCGTGCCGTTCGGGGCGCACGATACGTCTGGAGGCGAGTCCATGGATACCTGGCCGACCCGCTGGGCTTCCGTCTCCGACCACACCCACAAAGTCTATTATGTGATGCCGGTGAACAGCCCCAACGTGCTCTGGGTCGACTTTTCCAAGCTGAAGCTGGACGGGAAGGACATTCTCGCCGTCACGCCCACCGAGCCGGGGCTGAGCGGGGATGTCTCGGCCAGCCTGAAGCCGTTTGGCACCACCGCAAAGGCGTTTCCGCCGAACCACTGAGGCGTACGGAACCGGCCGGTCCGTAACCCCTGCGCTTCCATGGGTCATGGCTCCACGGAAGCGCTCAATCTCATTGCTCTGACGCATTTCCGTCCTGCTCGGAAATGCTCTGGCCGGTCCGCAGTGGGGCGGCGCGCAGCGGGGGCGGTGCGCGGTGCGGGATGCGGCGTCGCCTTCGGTCGGGCGCTCGGCCGGTGGCGGCGCCGTGTCCGGCCCGGGATGAGAAGGGGGAGGCATGGCACGGGTGCGGATGCGCTGGGTCATTGGCGGCGTCGTGGGGCTCTGCCTCGCTGCCGTCCTGCTGTTCCTCGGTCTTGTGGCCGCCGCCCTCCTGCCGCAGGCCGATGGGCTGCGCCGCGCCGTGACCGAGCGGGCTTTGACCAGGCTTTGGGGCGAGCCGGTGACCGTCAGCGGGGCGGTCACCCTGGAGATTTGGCCACGCCCCGTCCTCTCCGTCTCGGGCGTCGAATCCCGGGGGTCCGATGGCGCCGCCGCCCGCGTGGCCCAGGTGGTGGTGGGCTTGCCCGACTATGGCGACCTGTTCGCCGGCCGGCTCTTCTATCGTCTGGCGGTGGATGAGGCGCGGCTCGATGTGCCCATGGATGGCGGGGAGGATGCCACCTCCGGCTCGCTTCTGGAATCGCCCATCCATGTGCTCTCCTTGCTGCCGCATCTTGAGATCCGCCACACGCTCATTCGCCTGTTCGATGCCAAGGGCTGGACGTTCGAACTGAAGGTCGAGGACCTCAGCAGCCGCCTTGAGGGCACGCGCACGGCGCTGGTCGCCGATGCCGCCCTGAACGGGACGCCGGTCCGCTTGGCCTTTTCCTTTGACTTGGAGGCCCAGCCCGATGAGGGCTTGCGGCCCTATGGCGCCCAGATCCTTTTTTCCGTTCCCGGAGCAGGCGACCCCTTTTCCTGCCGGCTCGATGTGCGCGCGCCCACCGCCCGGTTCGACCATGGCCTTGCCATGGAATTGGCCGCCGATGCGGGCAGCCTGGCGCAGGTGCTGGTGCTTGCGGGCCTTGCCCCGTCAGTGGAGGGCACCGGCACGCTGCGCGCCCGCCTGGATGCGGAACCGGACAGGCTGGCGGTCCGCGACCTGCGGCTCACCTTGAAGCTGGCTGATGGCGAGCAGGTGCAGGTGCAGGGCGCCGTGGGCGACCTGCCGACCCTTCAAGGCGTGGATGTGAAGGCGGTGGCCACGCTCGACGCCTCGGCTGCGTCCGCCGTGTCCTTGCGCGACATCGCGGTCACCCGGCTGTCCGGCGCCTTCCGCAGCGGGCCCGACGGCCTGATGCTGGAAGACACGCTCATCGAGACCAATGCCTTCGACCAGAGTTTCCGGGAAATCGGCCCCCTCTTTGTGCATGCGGTGGAGCGGGACAGTGCCGGGCGGGTGGCCTTCAAGGGCATTTCCATCCAGGCCGGACCGCTGGCGCATCCGGTGATCCGGCTCACGGGCGATGTGCGCGACGTGCTGCGCTTCGAGGGCGTGAACCTTGCCGGATCCGTGGACCTGCCGGTGGCGAGCCTGCTGGCCTTGCCGCCAGCGGATGGGGCGCGGCTCGGCCGGCTGGTGGGGCGCATGGCGCTATCGGAAGCGGGATCTGGCCTCAGTCTCGATGCCTTCTCGGCCCGAATCGAGGGCAGCGACCTCCTGCGGGCAAGTGTCGATCTTTCGTTGCATGACCTCGCCGCGTCCGATTCCGCCCTGGGGGGGCGCATGGAGACCCGGCTCGACATTCCCAATTACGCCGCCTTCGCGGCCGTCTTCGGCGTTCAGGTGGCGTTTCAGGGACCCCTGCGATTCGAGGGGAGCGTCAGCGGCACCGAGGACGTCCTGGCGCTGGAGGGGCGCACCGACATCGGCCGCAC
This genomic interval from Aquabacter sp. L1I39 contains the following:
- a CDS encoding linear amide C-N hydrolase → MRKRTYMTGLGLAAAVSAILAGGPIASACSLILWNTNDKAVVAARTMDLYIDDQPRLVFLPRGIARRGVSERNAVEWTSKYASTVMTALDAATSDGMNEAGVSVHLLYLHGSEHEPDDARPGLSNALWGQYVLDNFATVSDALAALEKLRIVSVKVHGREWPLHLSIEDATGDSAVIEFVGGKVVVHHGKDVTVMTNEPPLDEQMANLKRYKLFGGELSMPGDIDPMSRFVRASSYLKTLPPPADTTEAIGHLAGVVRNVAVPFGAHDTSGGESMDTWPTRWASVSDHTHKVYYVMPVNSPNVLWVDFSKLKLDGKDILAVTPTEPGLSGDVSASLKPFGTTAKAFPPNH
- a CDS encoding AsmA-like C-terminal region-containing protein; this encodes MARVRMRWVIGGVVGLCLAAVLLFLGLVAAALLPQADGLRRAVTERALTRLWGEPVTVSGAVTLEIWPRPVLSVSGVESRGSDGAAARVAQVVVGLPDYGDLFAGRLFYRLAVDEARLDVPMDGGEDATSGSLLESPIHVLSLLPHLEIRHTLIRLFDAKGWTFELKVEDLSSRLEGTRTALVADAALNGTPVRLAFSFDLEAQPDEGLRPYGAQILFSVPGAGDPFSCRLDVRAPTARFDHGLAMELAADAGSLAQVLVLAGLAPSVEGTGTLRARLDAEPDRLAVRDLRLTLKLADGEQVQVQGAVGDLPTLQGVDVKAVATLDASAASAVSLRDIAVTRLSGAFRSGPDGLMLEDTLIETNAFDQSFREIGPLFVHAVERDSAGRVAFKGISIQAGPLAHPVIRLTGDVRDVLRFEGVNLAGSVDLPVASLLALPPADGARLGRLVGRMALSEAGSGLSLDAFSARIEGSDLLRASVDLSLHDLAASDSALGGRMETRLDIPNYAAFAAVFGVQVAFQGPLRFEGSVSGTEDVLALEGRTDIGRTQIVGAFTSRAKPDGRLLVAGTVTAPQLFVDELASLARAQPQGARRPVALAGAKPPDGGSQIDLMATTDADITLSADRLEGSGAGAKGLQARMVLNAGALRVDPLRINFVGGAVSAVLASEGAHVLRLKGAGEGFPMAALMGPDAAIKISGTLRLAFDLTARTDGDDPLATLGGTLTARVGRGRIGTGLLDLAGMGIVGGLFTSSVYRGDSELRCAKVPLVFEKGVARTNPMLVVITENIQALGRGTIDLPRNRIDLLVVPRPLNSLFGETGHSFTVKGALAAPSIALASGGADLKGRVGCDN